From a region of the Corallococcus coralloides DSM 2259 genome:
- a CDS encoding NAD(P)-dependent alcohol dehydrogenase: MGLPVRAALLREVGGPFVIDEVELDAPREGELRVRVEASGICHTDLTYRAGAGRFPLPAVLGHEGAGVVEVVGEGVTGFQPGDAVVLSYFSCRGCRTCAGGHFPYCERAYAGNFSGSRPDGSFPMRWRGEPVRSSFFHQSSFATHVLAHQHNAVKVDGSVPLERIAPLGCGFQTGAGAVLEAFRLQAGQQLAVFGAGSVGLAAIMAARIAGASRILAVDLSAERLELARELGATDTFLANEPGLTKTVMTLTRGGVDFALECVGSPQVLRQAFDVTRPLGTCGLLGLPGRDAEVSLSMTALLLGRRLVGILEGNVDPKAFIPRLVALHAEGRFPLEKLSRSYPFEAINDAVHDMETRVAVKPVLCMPGGGTT; encoded by the coding sequence ATGGGTCTTCCAGTGCGAGCCGCGCTGCTGCGGGAGGTGGGTGGTCCCTTCGTCATCGACGAGGTCGAGCTCGATGCGCCCCGGGAGGGCGAGCTGCGCGTGCGGGTGGAGGCGAGCGGCATCTGCCACACCGACCTCACGTACCGGGCGGGAGCGGGCCGCTTCCCGCTGCCCGCGGTGCTGGGCCACGAAGGCGCGGGCGTGGTGGAGGTGGTGGGGGAGGGCGTGACGGGCTTCCAGCCCGGTGACGCGGTGGTGCTCAGCTACTTCTCGTGCCGGGGCTGCCGCACGTGCGCGGGCGGACACTTTCCGTACTGCGAGCGGGCCTACGCGGGGAACTTCTCCGGCTCCCGGCCGGACGGCTCGTTCCCCATGCGGTGGCGCGGCGAGCCCGTCCGCTCGAGCTTCTTCCATCAGTCGTCGTTCGCCACGCACGTGCTGGCGCATCAGCACAACGCGGTGAAGGTGGACGGCTCGGTGCCACTTGAACGGATTGCGCCGCTGGGCTGTGGGTTCCAGACCGGAGCGGGGGCGGTGCTGGAGGCGTTCCGGCTCCAGGCGGGACAGCAGCTCGCGGTCTTCGGGGCGGGCTCCGTCGGGCTCGCGGCCATCATGGCGGCGCGGATCGCGGGCGCATCACGCATCCTCGCGGTGGACCTCAGCGCGGAGCGGCTGGAGCTCGCGCGTGAACTGGGCGCCACGGACACGTTCCTGGCGAATGAGCCCGGGCTCACGAAGACGGTGATGACGCTCACCCGCGGCGGCGTGGACTTCGCGCTGGAGTGCGTCGGGTCGCCCCAGGTGTTGCGGCAGGCGTTCGACGTGACCAGGCCCCTGGGCACGTGCGGGTTGCTCGGGCTTCCTGGCCGGGACGCGGAGGTCTCGCTCTCCATGACGGCGCTGCTCCTGGGGCGGAGGCTGGTGGGCATCCTCGAAGGCAACGTGGACCCCAAGGCCTTCATCCCCAGGCTGGTCGCGCTGCACGCGGAAGGGCGCTTCCCGCTGGAGAAGCTGAGCCGCTCGTATCCCTTCGAAGCCATCAATGACGCCGTTCACGACATGGAGACGCGCGTGGCGGTCAAACCGGTGCTGTGCATGCCAGGAGGCGGAACGACATGA
- a CDS encoding GreA/GreB family elongation factor, protein MPKDESSPQSLETPSATPSVHQLTAQTAIVAGSIGHVNITISGASGNLHEILRLATATEQPSHTAPPEDPLAAEISAYANLIDQNLVHEALKAFRDLYQKHASKPGHTRSYFRIKNNIGVCLIHLGQFTEAQAELKQALSFDPNNELAKLNLASACLYADEPEAALNLLPANVSNTSIRGSHGALRIAALYRLNRHSEIDEFLRFEPWAAYDAHVQLAALPFLFGTGDQARIDEAIKTTTGNEETALNAFVMAGMRDLGVTEKIGTNLNFVPINQDHPRTRIEQALASFTRALELSQTSPPEIRAEVYANRGLALSLLGRTKEAADMFEAGLAINARATPSATLNYASTLMGLKDYSSAARVIKNSGFAGEQPKLRLQLATALFHAGAFPDIVDLLDNTWQTFDNRDDRINGATLLLGAYDALQNISLGEALVETLSNQYADSWEAWLHIGQHFDNRKDKHKALLAFQRCLTLAPEVNATQVREELAHRQAVWHDYTGCITTLAPLDTKSLSNKAAHALAVSLYNTGALNQARPIVDFLLNKNSSSIHFLELGVAITSAAGDLGRAIHLQQALCQSRPSELRDFNLLAELMLRNGEHARAAVTLNIDPFELAEGQDPHDLMVFAYLLSTVKDKRALSYGYRAWERGRDQAQILLGYIGLFLHRRAEANEDLEPQVVSPGTTVTLSTSGKTSLRDISIVRENDLIPDTATWIRATDPLAARLLGKRVGDEVPGHTSPWGKVSYRIKKIQSTFVRAFQETMSGFNDRFPDAEGLWKFDVSDNDPLGLTKLILTAIGKSGQIKPLIEMHMEGRMPLAAFAHAIRRPIPVAWLALSHDKQAGLFFSRGATQQLHVAEQVLSDRERPRFLDYSALMTLTLLDEALRTKVVQLLGPVLITQSLLDDLYTHTSQAIHAGTREGFTVSLGDDGRLKGAPLFDTSELLEQTTKLARAIATPCATYSQFNSPPAARDVASKVLGRATSDLLWEAEATSGFIICDDQALNSLAQNENKTQCTSVQAIALAAHKQGRLSASDYSSLVAHLAMARYRIVELDIHIVNSILEKHLWQPTAEVLAIFSCLSDPSIPTQRAGLMGADVLKSIVLEPASALSRNRLIDALLAQLTAHHNAADMAATITSKLRVSLRLAPLQFNWLKNTIDAWLTVRT, encoded by the coding sequence ATGCCAAAGGATGAATCCTCTCCCCAAAGCCTAGAGACTCCGAGCGCCACACCAAGTGTCCATCAACTCACTGCGCAAACAGCCATCGTTGCTGGAAGCATCGGCCACGTCAACATAACAATCAGTGGTGCAAGCGGGAACCTGCACGAGATTCTTCGCCTAGCAACCGCAACTGAACAACCCAGCCACACCGCACCACCAGAAGACCCCCTTGCAGCCGAGATCAGTGCATACGCAAATCTAATAGACCAGAACCTCGTGCACGAGGCCCTGAAGGCATTTCGTGATCTCTACCAGAAGCATGCATCAAAACCAGGACACACCAGATCCTACTTTCGCATCAAAAACAACATCGGCGTATGCCTCATCCACCTTGGACAATTCACAGAAGCCCAAGCAGAACTCAAGCAAGCCCTCTCATTCGATCCCAACAACGAACTAGCCAAGCTAAACCTAGCATCAGCCTGTCTCTATGCTGACGAACCGGAAGCAGCCCTAAACCTGCTCCCCGCCAATGTTTCGAACACGTCCATACGCGGAAGCCATGGCGCGCTCCGCATTGCAGCACTTTATCGCCTCAATAGACATTCTGAAATAGACGAATTCCTTCGATTTGAGCCCTGGGCTGCCTATGATGCCCATGTACAGCTCGCAGCTCTACCCTTTCTATTCGGGACAGGCGACCAAGCGAGAATAGACGAAGCAATAAAAACCACGACAGGAAACGAAGAGACGGCCTTAAATGCCTTTGTCATGGCCGGAATGCGTGATCTAGGAGTTACGGAAAAGATAGGGACCAACCTCAACTTCGTACCTATAAATCAAGATCACCCTAGGACACGAATAGAGCAGGCGCTCGCATCCTTCACTCGCGCACTTGAGCTCTCGCAGACCAGTCCGCCCGAAATCCGCGCAGAAGTCTATGCCAACCGAGGCCTAGCGCTATCGCTGCTAGGCCGCACAAAAGAAGCTGCGGATATGTTTGAGGCAGGCCTTGCGATTAATGCTCGCGCAACTCCTTCTGCGACACTCAATTACGCCTCGACATTGATGGGACTTAAGGACTACTCCTCCGCAGCCCGCGTCATTAAAAACTCAGGGTTTGCTGGCGAGCAGCCCAAGCTTCGGTTGCAACTCGCAACAGCTCTTTTCCATGCTGGTGCGTTTCCCGACATTGTCGATCTTCTTGACAACACCTGGCAGACCTTTGACAACAGAGATGACCGCATCAATGGGGCCACGTTGCTACTAGGCGCGTACGACGCCCTTCAAAATATCAGCCTCGGCGAAGCACTCGTTGAAACGCTCTCAAATCAATATGCTGACTCCTGGGAGGCGTGGCTTCACATAGGCCAACACTTTGACAACAGGAAGGACAAGCACAAGGCCTTGCTTGCATTTCAGCGTTGCTTGACCCTGGCCCCTGAGGTCAACGCAACTCAAGTCCGAGAAGAACTAGCACACAGGCAAGCAGTTTGGCACGACTATACGGGATGCATCACAACCCTCGCCCCTCTTGACACCAAGAGCCTCAGCAACAAAGCCGCACATGCGTTGGCAGTGTCGCTATACAATACTGGCGCTCTGAATCAGGCGCGCCCCATAGTCGATTTCCTGCTAAACAAAAACAGCAGCTCAATACATTTTCTTGAATTGGGCGTAGCCATTACCTCAGCCGCAGGCGACCTTGGGCGGGCGATACATCTTCAGCAAGCTTTATGCCAATCCCGCCCCTCAGAACTCCGTGACTTCAACCTTCTTGCTGAGTTGATGTTACGCAATGGAGAGCATGCGCGCGCGGCAGTTACATTAAACATAGATCCATTCGAGCTAGCCGAAGGACAAGATCCCCACGACTTAATGGTCTTTGCCTATCTCCTCAGCACAGTAAAGGATAAGCGAGCCCTTAGTTATGGGTACCGAGCATGGGAACGCGGCAGAGACCAGGCGCAAATCCTACTTGGATATATTGGGCTTTTTTTGCACAGAAGGGCCGAAGCCAATGAGGACCTTGAGCCGCAGGTTGTGAGCCCTGGTACCACAGTGACCCTTTCAACGTCAGGAAAAACCAGCTTACGCGATATTTCGATCGTAAGAGAGAACGATTTGATCCCTGATACCGCCACATGGATTCGGGCAACCGACCCATTAGCCGCTCGACTGCTTGGCAAGCGAGTAGGCGATGAAGTGCCAGGACACACAAGTCCATGGGGCAAAGTCAGCTATCGAATCAAAAAAATTCAATCCACGTTTGTTCGAGCCTTCCAGGAGACGATGTCTGGATTCAACGACCGTTTCCCAGATGCTGAAGGCCTCTGGAAGTTCGACGTTTCCGATAATGACCCTTTGGGCCTGACCAAACTAATACTAACCGCCATAGGCAAATCGGGACAAATAAAGCCTCTCATTGAAATGCACATGGAGGGGCGAATGCCCCTCGCGGCATTCGCACACGCAATCAGGCGCCCAATTCCCGTCGCATGGCTCGCCCTCAGTCACGACAAACAAGCGGGATTGTTTTTTTCGCGCGGAGCGACTCAGCAACTACATGTCGCCGAACAAGTTCTGAGTGACAGAGAGAGGCCCCGCTTCCTCGACTACTCCGCACTAATGACCCTTACTCTCCTTGACGAGGCGCTGCGAACCAAGGTTGTCCAACTACTTGGCCCAGTTCTCATCACACAGAGTCTGCTTGATGACCTGTACACACATACCAGTCAAGCCATTCATGCCGGAACACGCGAGGGCTTCACCGTTTCACTTGGAGATGATGGACGCCTTAAAGGTGCGCCACTATTTGACACATCGGAACTACTTGAACAAACAACAAAACTAGCGAGAGCAATAGCAACCCCATGTGCCACGTACTCTCAGTTCAACTCTCCTCCTGCGGCGAGAGACGTAGCATCGAAAGTGCTTGGGCGTGCAACTTCAGACCTTCTGTGGGAAGCAGAGGCGACTAGCGGGTTCATTATTTGCGACGATCAAGCCCTGAACTCGCTCGCCCAGAACGAAAACAAAACACAATGCACGTCCGTCCAAGCAATCGCTCTGGCGGCACACAAACAAGGTAGACTATCCGCATCGGACTACTCAAGCCTTGTCGCTCACTTGGCAATGGCGCGATATCGCATCGTCGAGCTCGACATTCATATAGTCAACTCGATACTCGAGAAACATCTCTGGCAACCAACCGCCGAAGTTCTGGCGATTTTCTCATGTTTGTCGGATCCGAGTATTCCTACACAGCGTGCAGGCCTTATGGGAGCTGACGTACTCAAATCTATCGTTCTCGAGCCCGCTTCAGCACTGTCGCGGAACAGACTCATTGACGCACTACTTGCACAACTAACCGCGCACCACAATGCTGCCGACATGGCTGCGACAATCACAAGCAAGCTTCGCGTCTCTCTAAGGCTAGCTCCACTACAGTTTAACTGGCTCAAAAACACCATTGATGCTTGGTTGACCGTCCGGACCTGA
- a CDS encoding glucosamine-6-phosphate deaminase yields MNLRVFQTEQEAAATCAARIAEAVRHTPELVLGLVTGRSPLNVYRNLVELAGRGALDLSRATTFNVDEFLGLPPEDAGSFRAYMDRHLFRHVNLSTERIHFFDGCAPDAEAECARYDAALAAAGGLDLLLLGVGPNGHIAFNEPGEVLTATSHRARLSRETRLSHVMAFGDDPSKVPMAALTLGMAAVLQARKVVVLAFGVNKAAAVTEMVHGPLTPRCPASFLQLHRDAELWLDTGAASGLHGR; encoded by the coding sequence ATGAACCTACGGGTGTTCCAGACGGAGCAGGAGGCGGCTGCTACCTGCGCGGCGCGCATCGCCGAGGCGGTGCGTCACACGCCGGAGCTGGTGCTGGGGCTCGTCACGGGGCGCTCGCCGCTCAACGTGTACCGGAACCTCGTGGAGCTGGCGGGCCGGGGGGCGCTGGACCTGTCGCGGGCCACGACGTTCAACGTGGACGAGTTCCTGGGGCTTCCGCCCGAGGACGCGGGCAGCTTCCGCGCGTACATGGACCGGCACCTGTTCCGGCATGTGAATCTGTCAACGGAACGGATCCACTTCTTCGACGGGTGCGCGCCGGACGCGGAGGCGGAATGCGCGCGCTATGACGCGGCGCTCGCGGCGGCCGGAGGGCTGGACCTGCTGCTGTTGGGCGTGGGGCCCAACGGGCACATCGCGTTCAACGAACCCGGCGAGGTGCTGACGGCCACGAGCCACCGCGCGCGCCTGTCGCGAGAGACGCGGCTGTCGCACGTGATGGCCTTTGGGGATGATCCGTCCAAGGTGCCCATGGCGGCGCTGACGCTGGGCATGGCGGCGGTGCTCCAGGCGCGCAAGGTGGTGGTGCTGGCCTTCGGCGTGAACAAGGCCGCGGCGGTGACGGAGATGGTGCACGGGCCGCTCACGCCCCGGTGCCCCGCGTCGTTCCTCCAGCTCCACCGCGACGCGGAGCTGTGGCTGGACACCGGCGCGGCCAGCGGCCTGCACGGAAGGTAG